One genomic region from Halorussus rarus encodes:
- a CDS encoding metal-dependent hydrolase: MMNTTHAAMGVALATPLAVLAPELAPAAALAGFAGGAFPDLDLLSGQHRRTLHFPVYYSVAAIPAGALAALFPTAATVAAAFFLLSAGLHCVADAAGGGLELRPWEATDDRGVYVHPKGAWIPPRRWIRYDGAPEDLVLAGVFSLPGLLVFDGAVRTLTVVGLAVSVVYVAVRKRLPEVETRYLR; encoded by the coding sequence ATGATGAACACCACCCACGCCGCGATGGGCGTCGCGTTGGCGACCCCGCTCGCCGTCCTCGCGCCCGAACTCGCCCCCGCGGCCGCGCTCGCCGGGTTCGCCGGCGGCGCGTTCCCCGACCTCGACCTGCTGTCGGGCCAGCACCGCCGGACGCTCCACTTCCCGGTGTACTACTCGGTCGCCGCGATTCCGGCGGGCGCGCTGGCGGCCCTGTTCCCGACCGCGGCCACGGTCGCCGCGGCGTTCTTCCTGCTGTCGGCCGGCCTCCACTGCGTCGCCGACGCGGCCGGGGGCGGCCTCGAACTCCGGCCCTGGGAGGCCACCGACGACCGCGGCGTGTACGTCCACCCGAAGGGGGCGTGGATTCCGCCCCGCCGGTGGATCCGCTACGACGGCGCGCCCGAGGACCTCGTGCTCGCGGGGGTGTTCTCGCTGCCGGGGCTGCTGGTGTTCGACGGCGCGGTCCGGACGCTGACGGTCGTCGGCCTCGCGGTGTCGGTGGTGTACGTCGCGGTCCGGAAGCGACTGCCGGAGGTCGAGACCCGGTACTTGCGGTAG
- the tmk gene encoding dTMP kinase, which produces MLITLEGLDGSGKTTVWEVLREEFPEFVYTREPTESWYGEAVERSISDDDADPVAELFLYTADHAAHLSETVRPALADGEVVVSDRYSDSRYAYQAVSIEDRVKRPLEYIRGVHGPWTRPPDATLYFDVDPETGAARSGATNKFEQAAFLSRVQQNYERLVDAEPERFVRIDATRSPEAVIESAVEAVERLLDDRGDESPADGPERDE; this is translated from the coding sequence ATGCTGATAACCCTGGAGGGGCTCGACGGGAGCGGGAAGACGACCGTCTGGGAGGTGCTCCGCGAGGAGTTCCCCGAGTTCGTCTACACCCGCGAGCCGACCGAGTCGTGGTACGGCGAGGCGGTCGAGCGCTCCATCTCGGACGACGACGCCGACCCGGTGGCCGAGCTGTTCCTCTACACCGCCGACCACGCCGCCCACCTCTCGGAGACGGTCCGGCCCGCGCTGGCCGACGGCGAGGTCGTCGTCTCGGACCGCTACTCCGACTCCCGGTACGCCTACCAGGCGGTGAGCATCGAGGACCGGGTCAAGCGACCGCTGGAGTACATCCGCGGGGTCCACGGCCCCTGGACCCGGCCGCCCGACGCCACCCTCTACTTCGACGTCGACCCCGAGACGGGCGCGGCCCGGAGCGGCGCGACCAACAAGTTCGAGCAGGCCGCGTTCCTGAGCCGGGTGCAACAGAACTACGAGCGACTCGTCGACGCCGAGCCCGAGCGGTTCGTCCGCATCGACGCCACCCGGTCGCCCGAGGCGGTCATCGAGTCGGCGGTCGAGGCGGTCGAGCGACTGCTCGACGACCGCGGGGACGAGTCGCCCGCGGACGGGCCGGAGCGCGACGAATAG
- a CDS encoding tubulin/FtsZ family protein gives MKLAMIGFGQAGGKIVDQFLEYDQRTGSAIVRSAVAVNSAKADLMGLDNVPQDNRVLIGQSRVKGHGVGADNELGAEIAEEDIDEVQGAIDNIPVHEVDAFLIVAGMGGGTGSGGAPVLAKHLKRIYTEPVYGLGILPGSDEGGIYTLNAARSFQTFVREVDNLMVFDNDAWRQSGESIEGGYAEINEEIVRRFGILFGAGEVGGDDEVAESVVDSSEIINTLAGGGVSTIGYAAEEVENDASSSGLLSRFTGGEESQTDTANTTNRITSLVRKAALGRLTLPCEIEGTERALLVLSGPPRHLNRKGIERGRKWLEEQTGSMEVRGGDYPVADSQYVASVVLLSGVNNVPRIKELQEVAIEAQDNIDEIQEESEENLEELVEDDDDELEPLF, from the coding sequence ATGAAGCTCGCAATGATTGGTTTCGGGCAGGCCGGTGGGAAGATCGTGGACCAGTTCCTGGAGTACGACCAGCGAACTGGGAGCGCAATAGTGCGGTCGGCGGTCGCGGTGAACTCCGCGAAGGCCGACCTCATGGGACTCGATAACGTCCCGCAGGACAATCGGGTCCTCATCGGCCAGTCCCGAGTGAAGGGGCACGGCGTAGGCGCGGACAACGAGCTCGGCGCGGAAATCGCCGAGGAGGACATCGACGAGGTGCAGGGGGCCATCGACAACATCCCGGTTCACGAGGTCGACGCGTTCCTCATCGTCGCCGGCATGGGCGGTGGGACCGGGTCGGGCGGTGCGCCGGTGCTCGCGAAGCATCTCAAGCGCATCTACACCGAACCCGTCTACGGGCTCGGCATCCTGCCCGGCAGCGACGAGGGCGGCATCTACACCCTGAACGCCGCCCGGTCGTTCCAGACGTTCGTCCGCGAGGTCGACAACCTGATGGTGTTCGACAACGACGCCTGGCGGCAGTCCGGCGAGTCCATCGAGGGCGGCTACGCCGAGATCAACGAGGAGATCGTCCGGCGGTTCGGCATCCTGTTCGGCGCGGGGGAGGTCGGCGGCGACGACGAGGTCGCCGAGAGCGTGGTCGACTCCAGCGAGATCATCAACACGCTCGCCGGCGGCGGGGTCTCGACCATCGGCTACGCCGCCGAGGAGGTCGAGAACGACGCTTCCTCGAGCGGCCTGCTCTCGCGGTTCACCGGCGGCGAGGAGAGCCAGACCGACACCGCCAACACCACGAACCGCATCACCAGTCTCGTTCGGAAGGCCGCGCTCGGCCGGCTCACCCTCCCCTGCGAGATCGAGGGCACCGAGCGCGCGCTGCTGGTTCTCAGCGGGCCGCCGCGGCACCTCAATCGGAAGGGAATAGAGCGCGGGCGGAAGTGGCTCGAGGAGCAGACCGGCTCGATGGAGGTCCGGGGCGGCGACTACCCGGTGGCCGACTCCCAGTACGTCGCCAGCGTCGTGCTCCTGTCGGGCGTCAACAACGTCCCGCGCATCAAGGAGCTCCAGGAGGTCGCCATCGAGGCCCAGGACAACATCGACGAGATTCAGGAGGAGAGCGAGGAGAATCTGGAAGAACTCGTGGAGGACGACGACGATGAACTCGAACCACTGTTCTAG
- the cofC gene encoding 2-phospho-L-lactate guanylyltransferase — MRVVVPYAAAEPKTRLADALSADERTAFAEAMLTDVLAAVRATGREPEVLATAPVDADASVTVDDRPLTEAVNAVLAGTDGPVAVVMADLALATPDALGRLFDGDGDVVVAPGRGGGTNALAVRHPEFRVDYHGTSFLDHLAAARGVGASVAVVDSHRLATDVDERADLAEVLIHGECSSASYGWLREAGFELAGDESRVGVVRTE, encoded by the coding sequence ATGCGAGTCGTCGTCCCGTACGCCGCGGCCGAGCCCAAAACGCGACTGGCAGACGCGCTGTCGGCCGACGAGCGGACCGCATTCGCCGAGGCGATGCTGACCGACGTGCTGGCCGCGGTGCGAGCCACCGGTCGCGAGCCGGAGGTCCTCGCCACCGCGCCGGTCGACGCGGACGCGTCGGTGACGGTGGACGACCGCCCGCTCACCGAGGCGGTGAACGCGGTGCTCGCCGGGACCGACGGACCGGTCGCGGTCGTGATGGCCGACCTCGCGCTGGCGACGCCAGACGCGCTCGGCCGACTGTTCGACGGCGACGGCGACGTGGTCGTCGCGCCCGGCCGCGGCGGCGGCACCAACGCCCTGGCGGTCCGCCACCCGGAGTTCCGGGTCGACTACCACGGGACCTCGTTCCTGGACCACCTCGCCGCCGCCCGCGGGGTCGGCGCGTCGGTCGCGGTGGTCGACTCCCACCGGCTGGCGACCGACGTCGACGAACGCGCGGACCTCGCGGAGGTGCTGATCCACGGGGAATGCTCGTCGGCGTCCTACGGGTGGCTACGGGAGGCCGGATTCGAACTGGCGGGCGACGAGAGCAGAGTCGGCGTGGTCCGGACGGAGTGA
- a CDS encoding hybrid sensor histidine kinase/response regulator, with protein sequence MSEQDKTTVLLIEDNPGDARLFEEMLQMKGNILDDSDNLSPNLSLVHEERLEDGLERLESEPVDIVLLDLMLPDSSGEATFDAVLDRTREVPIVLLTGLNDREFGVNAVQRGAQDYLIKGEIDGELLVRTMRYAIERKKNERELARRTEQLAIMNQILEHDIRNDMNVISGMAELLRERVDDPDHEEYLDRMLENSDHVVELTETASTLLETVAGEEDPDLEPVDAARVLESEVRKARTSHDGATFVAPDDLPEIRVRANSMLSSVFGNLLNNAVQHNDAEEPRVEVDVATRDNADNDAGDGTAEIRIADNGPGVPADQRDAVFGRGEQGIDSSGTGIGLYLVDTLVGQYGGSVRIEDNDPRGATFVVELAEV encoded by the coding sequence ATGAGTGAACAGGACAAGACGACGGTGCTGCTGATCGAGGACAACCCGGGCGACGCCCGGCTCTTCGAGGAGATGCTCCAGATGAAGGGGAACATCCTGGACGACAGCGACAACCTCTCGCCGAACCTCTCGCTGGTCCACGAGGAGCGCCTCGAAGACGGCCTCGAACGCCTCGAATCCGAGCCGGTCGACATCGTCCTGCTCGACCTGATGCTCCCGGACAGCAGCGGCGAAGCGACGTTCGACGCGGTCCTCGACCGGACCCGCGAGGTTCCCATCGTCCTGCTCACCGGACTCAACGACCGCGAGTTCGGGGTCAACGCGGTCCAGCGCGGCGCCCAGGACTACCTCATCAAGGGGGAGATCGACGGCGAGCTCCTCGTCCGCACGATGCGGTACGCGATAGAGCGCAAGAAGAACGAGCGCGAACTCGCCCGCCGGACCGAGCAGCTCGCCATCATGAACCAGATCCTCGAACACGACATCCGCAACGACATGAACGTCATCTCCGGGATGGCCGAACTCCTCCGGGAGCGAGTCGACGACCCCGACCACGAGGAGTACCTCGACCGGATGCTGGAGAACAGCGACCACGTCGTCGAGCTCACCGAGACCGCCTCGACGCTGCTGGAGACGGTCGCCGGCGAGGAGGACCCCGACCTCGAACCGGTGGACGCCGCCCGAGTCCTCGAGAGCGAGGTGCGGAAGGCCCGGACCTCCCACGACGGCGCGACGTTCGTCGCGCCCGACGACCTCCCCGAGATACGGGTCCGGGCGAACAGCATGCTGTCGTCGGTGTTCGGGAACCTCCTCAACAACGCGGTCCAGCACAACGACGCCGAGGAGCCGCGGGTCGAGGTCGACGTCGCGACCCGCGACAACGCCGACAACGACGCCGGCGACGGCACCGCCGAGATCCGCATCGCCGACAACGGACCGGGGGTCCCGGCCGACCAGCGCGACGCCGTCTTCGGGCGAGGCGAACAGGGTATCGACAGTTCGGGGACCGGTATCGGACTGTACCTGGTAGACACGCTGGTGGGCCAGTACGGCGGCAGCGTCCGAATCGAGGACAACGACCCGCGCGGCGCCACCTTCGTCGTCGAACTGGCGGAAGTGTAG
- a CDS encoding response regulator — MSSEPPGEAIEILLVEDNPGDVRLTEEALKRGDVINNLHVVKDGVEAMRFLRREGEYEDAPQPDLILLDLNLPRKDGKEVLRDIDEDRELRRIPVVVLTSSEAEEDIVKSYELHANAYITKPVDIDQFIDVAQNLEQFWLSIVKLPPNDE, encoded by the coding sequence ATGAGTAGCGAACCGCCCGGAGAGGCGATTGAGATACTGCTAGTCGAGGACAACCCCGGCGACGTTCGGTTGACCGAGGAGGCGCTCAAACGGGGCGACGTCATCAACAACCTCCACGTGGTCAAGGACGGCGTGGAGGCGATGCGGTTCCTCCGTCGCGAGGGCGAGTACGAAGACGCCCCGCAACCCGACCTCATCCTGCTGGACCTGAACCTCCCCCGGAAGGACGGCAAGGAGGTCCTCCGCGACATCGACGAGGACCGCGAACTCCGGCGCATCCCGGTCGTCGTGCTGACCAGTTCCGAGGCCGAGGAGGACATCGTGAAGAGCTACGAGCTCCACGCCAACGCCTACATCACGAAGCCGGTGGACATCGACCAGTTCATCGACGTGGCGCAGAACCTCGAACAGTTCTGGCTCTCGATAGTCAAGCTTCCCCCGAACGATGAGTGA
- the cofG gene encoding 7,8-didemethyl-8-hydroxy-5-deazariboflavin synthase subunit CofG, which produces MIPGADEYGVDVTVDEDEVERLFGVEPADVDPADELTFAKNVFVPLTTACRYTCTYCTYFDAPGEASLLSPEEVRDIVRTGVDAGCTEALFTFGDDPDDRYTAVHDQLAEWGHDSIHSYLREVCEIALDEGLLPHSNPGDQTREQMELVADVNASMGVMLETTADVDAHAGPRVKSPGQRLNTIQNAGELGVPFTTGILVGIGEDWRDRAESLLAIRDLHERYGHVQEVIVQNVVPNERSSFDRPSVETMRRAVAMARYSLPEEVSVQVPPNLSPTRDLLDCGVDDLGGVSPVTDDHINPDYAWPALRELEDIADEAGVPLRERLPVYRRYIDEEADGDADDGWVSARIREAIETDEQYHAVVGD; this is translated from the coding sequence ATGATTCCGGGGGCCGACGAGTACGGCGTTGACGTCACCGTCGACGAGGACGAGGTCGAGCGACTGTTCGGGGTCGAGCCCGCGGACGTCGACCCGGCCGACGAGCTCACCTTCGCGAAGAACGTGTTCGTGCCGCTGACGACCGCCTGCCGGTACACCTGCACCTACTGCACCTACTTCGACGCGCCCGGCGAGGCGTCGCTGCTCTCGCCCGAGGAGGTCCGCGATATCGTCAGGACCGGCGTCGACGCCGGCTGCACCGAGGCGCTGTTCACCTTCGGCGACGACCCCGACGACCGGTACACGGCGGTCCACGACCAGCTCGCCGAGTGGGGCCACGACTCCATCCACAGCTACCTCCGGGAGGTCTGCGAGATCGCGCTCGACGAGGGGCTGCTGCCCCACAGCAACCCCGGCGACCAGACCCGCGAGCAGATGGAACTGGTCGCGGACGTCAACGCCTCGATGGGCGTGATGCTCGAGACGACCGCCGACGTCGACGCCCACGCCGGCCCGCGGGTGAAGTCGCCCGGTCAGCGGCTGAACACCATCCAGAACGCCGGCGAACTCGGCGTCCCGTTCACCACGGGCATCCTGGTCGGCATCGGCGAGGACTGGCGCGACCGGGCCGAGAGCCTGCTGGCCATCCGCGACCTCCACGAGCGGTACGGTCACGTCCAGGAGGTCATCGTCCAGAACGTCGTGCCCAACGAGCGGTCGTCGTTCGACCGGCCCTCGGTCGAGACCATGCGCCGGGCCGTGGCGATGGCCCGGTACTCCCTCCCCGAGGAGGTGTCGGTGCAGGTGCCGCCGAACCTCTCGCCGACCCGCGACCTGCTGGACTGCGGCGTCGACGACCTGGGCGGGGTCTCGCCGGTCACCGACGACCACATCAATCCCGACTACGCGTGGCCCGCGCTCCGGGAGCTAGAGGACATCGCCGACGAGGCGGGCGTCCCGCTGCGCGAGCGACTCCCGGTGTACCGGCGGTACATCGACGAAGAAGCGGACGGCGACGCCGACGACGGGTGGGTCTCGGCACGAATCCGGGAGGCCATCGAGACCGACGAACAGTACCACGCCGTGGTCGGGGACTGA
- a CDS encoding MFS transporter, which produces MSEALRDELRDRIGLRPLLFSAGLFAVLHVLFDASVAQLAVTAITGAVVGLSEAVEEAYDLQAGVRSLGLAVVTLVSGVALLAFEDGIWWLPAAFLVVGGWLLLDSVQTLRHDGLAADDDDVRDGEAVYRSYVERRVHETLTERPRTRRELFGALDADDRDIERALDALRERGVLDREGSELRVSSFEKGRLAAARERLGDGTRRLARPLALEREK; this is translated from the coding sequence ATGTCCGAGGCCCTCCGCGACGAACTCCGGGACCGAATCGGCCTCCGCCCGCTCCTCTTTAGCGCAGGACTGTTCGCGGTGCTGCACGTCCTGTTCGACGCGTCGGTCGCGCAACTCGCGGTCACGGCGATTACCGGCGCCGTGGTCGGCCTGTCGGAGGCCGTCGAGGAGGCGTACGACCTCCAGGCGGGCGTCCGGTCGCTCGGACTCGCCGTCGTGACGCTCGTCTCCGGGGTCGCGCTCCTGGCGTTCGAGGACGGAATTTGGTGGCTTCCGGCGGCGTTCCTCGTCGTCGGCGGGTGGCTCCTGCTCGACTCTGTCCAGACGCTGCGCCACGACGGCCTCGCGGCGGACGACGACGACGTCCGCGACGGCGAGGCGGTGTACCGGAGCTACGTCGAGCGGCGCGTCCACGAGACGCTGACCGAGCGGCCGCGGACCCGCCGGGAGCTGTTCGGGGCGCTCGACGCAGACGACCGGGACATCGAGCGCGCCCTCGACGCGCTCCGGGAACGCGGCGTGCTCGACCGCGAGGGCAGTGAACTCCGCGTCTCGTCGTTCGAGAAGGGACGACTCGCGGCCGCCCGCGAGCGTCTCGGCGACGGGACCAGGCGGCTGGCCCGACCGCTCGCGCTGGAGCGGGAGAAGTAG
- a CDS encoding complex I NDUFA9 subunit family protein yields MNVLVAGGTGFIGTNLVAELVERDHDVTVLARDPDESDLPSEVDRARGDVTAYDSIEAAFDDQDVVVNLVSLSPLFKPTGGLSHEEVHLGGTRNVVEAAESHGVRKIVQMSGLGADPDAPTSFLRTKGLAERIVAESDLAATIIRPSVVFGEGDEFVGFTKLLTTPYVAALPGGGRTRFQPIWVGDLAPMLAASIEAEHDGETYELGGPEVLTMADVAKLAYRAEGKPVTVLPLPMPLARLGLAVADPLPFVPFGTDQYRSLNVDNTVSHNDVDAFGVDEADLITLRSYLDLPE; encoded by the coding sequence ATGAACGTGCTCGTCGCCGGCGGAACCGGGTTCATCGGGACGAACCTCGTGGCCGAACTGGTCGAGCGGGACCACGACGTGACCGTGCTCGCTCGGGACCCCGACGAGTCGGACCTTCCGAGCGAAGTCGACCGTGCGCGGGGCGACGTCACCGCCTACGACTCCATCGAGGCGGCGTTCGACGACCAGGACGTGGTCGTCAATCTGGTCTCGCTCTCCCCGCTGTTCAAACCCACCGGCGGGCTGAGCCACGAGGAAGTTCATCTCGGGGGTACTCGGAACGTAGTCGAGGCCGCGGAGAGCCACGGCGTGCGGAAGATCGTCCAGATGAGCGGCCTGGGGGCCGACCCGGACGCCCCGACCTCGTTCCTCCGCACGAAGGGACTCGCAGAACGGATCGTCGCGGAGTCCGACCTGGCGGCGACCATCATCCGCCCGTCGGTGGTGTTCGGCGAGGGCGACGAGTTCGTCGGGTTCACGAAACTGCTGACGACCCCGTACGTCGCCGCGCTTCCCGGCGGCGGACGCACCCGCTTCCAGCCCATCTGGGTCGGCGATCTCGCGCCGATGCTCGCGGCGTCGATCGAGGCGGAACACGACGGCGAGACCTACGAACTCGGCGGCCCGGAGGTGTTGACGATGGCCGACGTGGCGAAGCTGGCCTACCGCGCCGAGGGCAAGCCGGTGACGGTTCTGCCGCTGCCGATGCCGCTGGCGCGTCTCGGGTTGGCCGTCGCGGACCCGTTGCCGTTCGTCCCGTTCGGAACCGACCAGTACCGCTCGCTGAACGTGGACAACACGGTATCTCACAACGACGTCGACGCGTTCGGCGTCGACGAAGCCGATCTGATCACCCTCCGGTCGTATCTCGACCTCCCCGAGTAA
- a CDS encoding sensor histidine kinase, producing the protein MDTSIRVLVVDDSSFYAQIVADTLATDYDMTTMKANDARNGLDRLDSADVDCVVTDYQMPEMNGIEFLEAARERGFEQPFILLTGTGSEAVASEAVAAGVTHYFQKEEGEQQFEKLANQIDNAVEQRRTEQKYELLVNNSPDLIAQLNADGEFVMANAAMAEALDSTPTALTDQSLFDVVPEDVAERRLEIGREVIETGETRRFEDGYEGEYFHNVFASVDLPGERETFQVITRDITDRKEAEIELKETVEKLEESNAQLEQFAYVTSHDLQEPLRMVSSYMQLLERGYKDDLDEDAQEFIDYAVDGADRMKEMINDLLKYSRVDSRGGEFERTDFESVVEQATDNLQMAVHESGAEVTHDPLPSVVCDESQMVVLLQNLVGNAIKYCDEETPRIHVSAERDDEEYVFSVSDNGIGIPEDDADEVFRIFSRLHGNDEYSGTGIGLAMCQKILDRHEGDIWLESEVGEGSTFYFALSAGGAGDE; encoded by the coding sequence ATGGACACCTCTATAAGGGTGTTGGTAGTCGACGATAGCAGTTTCTACGCGCAGATCGTCGCCGACACGCTCGCGACAGACTACGACATGACGACGATGAAGGCGAACGACGCCCGCAATGGCCTCGACCGCCTCGACTCCGCGGACGTCGACTGCGTCGTCACCGACTACCAGATGCCGGAGATGAACGGGATCGAGTTCCTCGAAGCGGCGCGCGAGCGCGGCTTCGAACAGCCGTTCATCCTGTTGACCGGTACCGGGAGCGAGGCAGTAGCGAGCGAAGCCGTCGCCGCCGGTGTCACCCACTACTTCCAGAAGGAGGAAGGCGAACAGCAGTTCGAGAAACTGGCGAACCAGATAGACAACGCGGTCGAACAGCGCCGCACCGAGCAGAAGTACGAACTGCTGGTGAACAACTCCCCGGACCTGATCGCGCAGTTAAACGCCGACGGGGAGTTCGTGATGGCGAACGCCGCGATGGCGGAGGCGCTCGACTCGACGCCGACGGCGTTGACGGACCAGTCGCTGTTCGACGTCGTTCCCGAAGACGTGGCCGAGCGGCGACTCGAAATCGGCCGAGAGGTCATCGAGACCGGGGAGACCAGGCGGTTCGAGGACGGCTACGAGGGCGAGTACTTCCACAACGTCTTCGCATCGGTGGACCTGCCGGGCGAGCGCGAGACCTTCCAGGTCATCACGCGGGACATCACCGACCGCAAGGAGGCCGAGATAGAACTGAAGGAGACGGTGGAGAAACTGGAGGAGTCGAACGCCCAGTTGGAGCAGTTCGCCTACGTGACCTCTCACGACCTCCAGGAACCGCTCCGGATGGTGTCGAGTTACATGCAGTTGCTCGAACGCGGGTACAAGGACGACCTCGACGAGGACGCCCAGGAGTTCATCGACTACGCGGTAGACGGGGCCGACCGGATGAAGGAGATGATAAACGACCTCCTGAAGTACTCCCGAGTGGACTCCCGCGGCGGCGAGTTCGAGCGGACCGACTTCGAGTCGGTCGTCGAACAGGCGACCGACAATCTCCAGATGGCAGTTCACGAGAGCGGTGCCGAGGTGACCCACGACCCGCTCCCGTCGGTAGTGTGCGACGAGAGCCAGATGGTCGTGTTGCTCCAGAATCTCGTGGGCAACGCCATCAAGTACTGCGACGAGGAGACGCCCCGGATTCACGTGTCGGCCGAACGCGACGACGAGGAGTACGTGTTCTCGGTGAGCGACAACGGTATCGGCATCCCCGAGGACGATGCGGACGAGGTGTTCCGCATCTTCTCGCGGCTTCACGGCAACGACGAGTACTCCGGCACCGGCATCGGACTCGCCATGTGTCAGAAGATACTCGACCGCCACGAGGGCGACATCTGGCTCGAATCCGAGGTCGGCGAGGGTTCGACGTTCTACTTCGCCCTCTCCGCCGGAGGTGCGGGCGATGAGTAG